A DNA window from Coffea arabica cultivar ET-39 chromosome 6c, Coffea Arabica ET-39 HiFi, whole genome shotgun sequence contains the following coding sequences:
- the LOC113692579 gene encoding protein TEEBE-like — protein MASILSLCILFIMCIYQSLSFAAVAPFLDGLLENGNFEEGPKVSNLKKRQIIGKYSLPKWEIHGIVEYVSSGPQPGGFYFAIPRGAQAARLGNEASISQYVKVKPGAMYSLTFAVTRTCAQDEKLRGSVPGFSTELPIQTLFSSDGGDTYAWAVKATSDVFKVTFHNPGIQEDPTCGPLLDAIAIKEILPLRYTKGNLVKNGDFETGPHVFKNFSTGVLLLPKRTDIYSSLPGWIVESLKPVKYVDSKHFSVPQGLAAIELVGGIETAIAQIIRTVPNKFYFLSFAFGDARNGCHGSMTIEAFAARKTIKVSFTSTGIGGSKTAILKFQALSNRTRITFYSPNYHTKLHDYGHICGPVLDDVIVFPLK, from the exons ATGGCTTCCATTCTCTCCCTCTGCATTTTATTCATAATGTGTATTTACCAAAGCCTTTCTTTCGCGGCTGTTGCGCCATTTCTTGATG GTCTACTAGAAAATGGTAACTTTGAGGAAGGGCCAAAGGTATCAAACCTTAAGAAAAGACAGATCATAGGAAAATACTCCTTGCCCAAATGGGAAATTCATGGCATAGTTGAATATGTTTCAAGTGGACCGCAACCTGGTGGTTTTTACTTCGCAATCCCTCGTGGGGCTCAGGCAGCGAGGCTTGGAAATGAGGCTTCCATATCTCAATATGTTAAGGTGAAACCTGGAGCAATGTACTCATTGACCTTTGCAGTCACCAGGACTTGTGCCCAAGATGAGAAGCTAAGGGGTTCTGTCCCTGGTTTTTCGACTGAACTCCCAATTCAAACACTGTTTAGCAGCGATGGTGGTGATACTTATGCATGGGCTGTTAAGGCAACTTCTGATGTTTTCAAGGTTACATTTCATAATCCTGGaattcaagaggatcctacctGTGGACCTCTTCTGGATGCAATtgcaatcaaggagatacttcCTCTCAGATACACTAAGG GTAACTTGGtcaaaaatggtgattttgaaACCGGCCCTCATGTGTTCAAGAATTTCTCAACTGGGGTGCTGCTCCTCCCTAAGAGGACGGACATCTACTCATCGCTCCCTGGATGGATTGTTGAATCCCTCAAACCAGTTAAGTATGTTGACTCGAAGCATTTCTCCGTTCCCCAGGGACTTGCAGCTATTGAATTGGTTGGAGGAATAGAAACAGCTATTGCACAAATCATAAGAACAGTACCTAACAAGTTCTACTTTCTTTCCTTCGCTTTTGGGGATGCTAGGAATGGTTGTCATGGATCAATGACGATTGAAGCTTTTGCAGCTAGgaaaaccataaaagtttcattTACATCAACTGGAATTGGTGGATCCAAGACTGCCATCCTCAAGTTTCAAGCACTTTCAAACAGAACAAGAATAACCTTTTATAGCCCAAATTATCACACAAAGCTTCATGACTATGGTCACATATGTGGTCCTGTTTTGGATGATGTTATAGTGTTTCCTCTCAAATAG